A genome region from Brassica oleracea var. oleracea cultivar TO1000 chromosome C2, BOL, whole genome shotgun sequence includes the following:
- the LOC106327309 gene encoding uncharacterized protein LOC106327309 isoform X4 — MDDEVVQRVFQEGGRDFFQQQPSTSSSSSSSILQSLPLHVAFDHGYYLLVKSIQELREKKDGIVTVGIGGPSGSGKTSLAEKVASVIGCPVIAMEDYRDSMDDGNELETLDFDALVQNLEDLIKGKDTLVPVFDFQQKRRVDTKMVKASSGVVIVDGTYALHARLRSLLDIRVAVVGGVHFSLLSKVRYDIGDSCSLDYLIDSIFPLFRKHIEPDLHHAQIRINNSFVSSFREAIYKLKCKSEIVTSFAQGSEVQKDNFIEMYLRPPSANEEARINDWIKVRQAGIRYYLSLGDQRIVDKHFIIRPKAEFEGGRMTLGGLLALGYNVVVSYKRASTAVSYGNLSLSRETIDTLGETFLVLRGTDRKSVGAEALRMGISGPWITKSYLELILESKGVPRLNTPPLLQQSPVTVNQEKQIVAPKPIRTTPNIVTRLEDLSQPWTRSPTKSQMEPMVATWHFTSFDAPHSVSSGVDSSFRDNIRLVPMPDSYDLDRGLLLSVQAIQALLENKGPPVIVGIGGPSGSGKTSLAHKMANIVGCEVVSLESYFKSEQVKDFKHDDFSSLDLPLLSKNIADITNSRRTKLPVFDLETGTRCGFKELEVSEECGVIVFEGVYALHPEIRQSLDLWVAVVGGVHSHLISRVQRDKSRVGCFMSQNEIMMTVFPMFQQHIEPHLVHAHVKIRNDFDPVLSPESSLFVLKSNKQVPYQDILSILDSTKFCSSVQNFIDIYFRLSGLPANGQLSDSDCIRVRICEGRFAVLIREPIREGNFIIQPKVDFDISVSTVAGLLNLGYQAVAYIEASAFIYQDGKILIEVDHLQDVPSPYIQIKGANKEAVTAAGSALKLDGSYTTKSYLQIVLERLPPVQRSSSGIHTQQAARLQELVEFIQSQGSSNSTSEASPRRDGSSIDNVLDDMQSRIKRLERWHTINTVLWTFLMSALVGYSLYQRKRQ, encoded by the exons ATGGACGACGAGGTTGTTCAGCGAGTTTTCCAAGAGGGAGGACGCGATTTCTTCCAGCAGCAGCCTTCTACTTCATCCTCATCCTCTTCTTCGATTCTCCAGTCTCTTCCTCTTCATGTG GCCTTCGATCATGGATATTACCTGTTGGTTAAGTCTATTCAAGAACTCAGAGAGAAGAAGGACGGCATTGTTACGGTTGGTATAGGTGGACCTAGCGGCTCTGGTAAAACTAG CTTGGCAGAGAAAGTCGCATCTGTGATTGGATGTCCTGTGATTGCCATGGAGGATTACCGTGACAGTATGGACGATGGAAATGAATTGGAAACGTTAGATTTTGATGCGTTAGTCCAGAATCTGGAG GATTTGATCAAAGGGAAAGATACTCTTGTTCCGGTGTTTGATTTCCAGCAGAAGAGGCGTGTTGACACGAAGATGGTGAAGGCATCATCTGGAGTG GTTATTGTTGATGGGACGTATGCCCTTCATGCTAGATTGCGCTCCTTGTTGGATATTCGGGTTGCAGTG GTTGGTGGCGTTCACTTTAGTCTCCTCTCTAAAGTCCGTTATGATATTGGGGATTCGTGTTCGCTTGATTATCTTATCGACAGCATCTTCCCATTGTTTAGAAAGCATATTGAGCCAGATCTTCATCATGCGCAG ATCAGAATCAACAACAGTTTTGTTTCATCATTTCGGGAAGCCATATACAAACTGAAATGCAAAAGTGAG ATAGTAACTTCTTTTGCTCAAGGAAGTGAAGTCCAGAAGGATAA TTTTATTGAGATGTACCTCAGACCTCCTTCTGCAAATGAAGAGGCCCGTATAAATGACTGGATTAAAGTTCGTCAAGCTGGTATAAGGTACTATCTGTCGCTGGGGGACCAAAGAATTGTCGACAAGCATTTCATCATCCGGCCGAAAGCTGAGTTTGAG GGTGGTCGGATGACACTTGGAGGATTGCTAGCTTTGGGCTACAATGTTGTAGTGAGTTATAAGCGAGCTTCAACTGCTGTGAGCTATGGTAATTTATCCCTGTCACGTGAAACGATTGACACTCTTGGAGAGACTTTCCTGGTACTGAGAGGGACAGACAGGAAG AGTGTGGGAGCTGAAGCTCTGAGAATGGGTATTAGTGGGCCCTGGATCACCAAATCATACCTGGAACTGATCCTTGAAAGTAAAG GTGTCCCACGCTTGAATACACCTCCACTTTTGCAGCAGTCTCCTGTAACCGTTAACCAGGAGAAGCAAATTGTTGCACCAAAACCAATCCGAACTACGCCAAACATTGTCACCCGCCTTGAGGATTTATCGCAGCCTTGGACCCGATCTCCGACCAAATCTCAAATGGAACCAATGGTTGCAACTTGGCATTTCACCTCTTTTGATGCACCTCATTCAGTAAGCTCTGGTGTAG ATTCCTCTTTCAGGGATAATATACGACTTGTTCCTATGCCTGATTCATACGACTTGGACAGAGGGTTGCTTCTTTCCGTTCAAGCAATACAG GCGCTGTTGGAAAATAAAGGACCACCTGTTATTGTGGGAATAG GCGGTCCTAGTGGGTCTGGTAAGACTAGCTTGGCTCATAAAATGGCAAATATAGTTGGATGTGAAGTGGTTTCCCTTGAAAGTTACTTCAAGTCTGAGCAAGTCAAAGATTTCAAGCATGATGACTTTAGTTCCCTTGACCTGCCTTTGCTCTCAAAG AACATTGCTGACATAACGAACAGTCGAAGAACAAAATTGCCTGTATTTGACCTGGAGACTGGTACCAGATGTGGCTTTAAGGAACTTGAAGTTTCTGAAGAGTGTGGTGTG ATCGTCTTCGAGGGGGTTTATGCGTTGCATCCAGAAATCAGACAATCTTTGGACCTTTGGGTTGCTGTT GTGGGAGGTGTTCATTCACATCTTATTTCCAGAGTCCAGAGAGATAAGAGCCGTGTCGGGTGTTTCATGTCTCAAAATGAGATAATGATGACCGTATTTCCAATGTTCCAGCAACATATTGAGCCACACCTAGTGCATGCACAC GTCAAGATTCGAAATGATTTTGATCCAGTTCTCTCGCCAGAGAGCTCTTTGTTTGTTTTGAAGAGCAATAAACAG GTTCCGTATCAGGATATTCTCAGTATCCTTGATTCCACGAAATTCTGCAGCTCCGTTCAGAATTTTATCGATATATATTTCAGGCTATCTGGGCTTCCCGCCAATGGGCAGCTGTCAGATAGTGACTGCATACGCGTTAGAATCTGTGAGGGCAGGTTTGCTGTGCTTATACGTGAG CCAATTAGGGAAGGGAACTTCATCATTCAGCCCAAAGTAGATTTTGACATTAGCGTAAGTACTGTGGCTGGTCTTCTTAATCTCGG GTATCAAGCAGTGGCGTATATCGAAGCCTCTGCCTTTATTTACCAAGACGGAAAG ATTCTGATTGAGGTTGATCATCTCCAAGATGTGCCAAGTCCATACATACAGATCAAAGGCGCAAACAAAGAAGCTGTGACTGCTGCTGGTTCAGCTCTCAAACTGGATGGTTCATACACAACAAAG AGTTACCTTCAAATAGTTTTGGAAAGACTACCACCAGTTCAGAGAAGTTCAAGTGGAATCCATACACAGCAAGCAGCTCGGTTGCAAGAACTTGTGGAATTCATTCAATCTCAG GGAAGTAGTAACAGTACGTCGGAAGCATCACCAAGAAGAGATGGTTCTTCCATAGACAACGTTTTGGACGATATGCAGTCAAGAATAAAACGACTCGAACGTTGGCACACCATCAATACG GTACTATGGACATTCTTGATGTCTGCGCTCGTTGGTTATTCTCTCTACCAAAGGAAGCGCCAGTAA